One segment of Polyodon spathula isolate WHYD16114869_AA chromosome 20, ASM1765450v1, whole genome shotgun sequence DNA contains the following:
- the LOC121295336 gene encoding amine oxidase [flavin-containing] B-like, with protein MDKRQKTPADKKDVIIIGGGLSGLSAAKLLKEAGVSVVVLEARGRVGGRTLTVKGPQFQYVDLGGAYVGPTQNGILRLAKELGVQTYLVNEKEQLIHHVKGKTYPFRGAFPPMWNPIVYMDYNNLWRTLDDMGVEIPCDAPWSARHAVQWDNMTMKELIDQLCWTRAAKEFATLFVNVNVTSEPHEVSALWFLWYVKQCGGTKRIFSTSNGGQERKFVGGSGQISDRIAEQLGDWVRLNQPAVRLTQTDAAVCVETLHGEKYEGSYVISAIPPGLSMNIHYDPPLPPVRNQLIQRVPMGSIIKCMMYYKQAFWREKGYCGTMMIQDEESPISMTLDDTKPDGSCPCIMGFILARKARHLIHLSKDERKERVCQIYAQVLGTKEALHPVHYEEKDWCEEQYSGGCYSAYFPPGTFCQFSRVLREPFGRLYFAGTETATRWSGYMDGAVQAGERAAREVLHSMGKIPKAEIWIEAPESEEVPSQPTTASFLEEHLPSVPAFLTVMGVSTVLIATVTTLGMVVFKKHIHLHPFN; from the exons ATGGATAAACGGCAGAAAACACCAGCTGATAAAAAAGACGTCATTATCATTGGCGGGGGCTTGTCAG ggctGTCTGCTGCCAAGCTGCTGAAAGAGGCTGGTGTGAGTGTGGTGGTGCTTGAAGCCAGAGGTCGTGTGGGTGGAAGAACCCTCACTGTGAAG GGTCCTCAGTTCCAGTATGTGGATCTTGGGGGTGCCTATGTTGGTCCCACCCAAAATGGAATCCTGCGGCTTGCCAAGGAACTGGGGGTGCAGACCTACCTCGTCAATGAGAAGGAGCAGCTCATCCATCACGTGAAG GGCAAGACGTACCCTTTCCGGGGGGCCTTCCCACCCATGTGGAACCCCATAGTCTACATGGATTACAACAACCTGTGGAGGACGCTGGATGACATGGGGGTGGAG ATCCCTTGTGACGCCCCCTGGAGTGCACGGCATGCTGTGCAATGGGACAACATGACAATGAAGGAGCTCATTGACCAGCTCTGCTGGACAAG GGCAGCCAAGGAGTTTGCCACACTGTTTGTCAATGTGAATGTAACCTCTGAACCACACGAGGTGTCAGCACTCTGGTTTCTGTGGTATGTGAAGCAGTGTGGAGGAACGAAGAGGATATTTTCAACTTCTAATGGAGGGCAG GAGAGAAAATTTGTTGGTGGATCAGGGCAGATCAGCGATCGAATAGCAGAGCAGCTCGGGGATTGGGTAAGGCTGAACCAGCCTGCAGTTAGACTGACTCAGACAGATGCAGCCGTTTGTGTGGAAACTCTACATGGAGAAAAATATGAG GGTTCCTATGTCATTAGTGCCATCCCTCCAGGCTTGAGCATGAATATCCACTACGACCCTCCGCTGCCCCCTGTGCGGAACCAGCTGATCCAACGAGTCCCAATGGGGTCCATCATCAAATGCATGATGTATTACAAGCAGGCCTTCTGGAGGGAGAAGG GGTACTGTGGAACAATGATGATTCAAGATGAGGAATCACCCATTTCAATGACACTGGATGACACCAAACCCGATGGATCTTGTCCTTGTATCATGGG atttattttggcCAGAAAGGCAAGGCATCTCATCCACCTAAGCAAAGATGAAAG aAAAGAAAGAGTCTGTCAGATTTATGCACAGGTTCTTGGCACTAAAGAAGCACTTCAT CCTGTTCATTATGAAGAGAAGGACTGGTGTGAAGAGCAGTACTCAGGGGGGTGCTACAGTGCCTACTTCCCCCCAGGAACCTTCTGTCAATTCAGCAG AGTTCTTCGAGAGCCATTTGGCAGACTGTACTTTGCCGGCACAGAGACAGCGACGAGGTGGAGTGGATACATGGACGGAGCTGTGCAGGCAGGGGAGAGGGCTGCCAGAGAG GTGCTACATTCTATGGGAAAAATCCCAAAAGCTGAAATCTGGATTGAAGCTCCTGAATCCGAG GAAGTTCCATCTCAGCCAACCACAGCAAGTTTCCTGGAGGAGCACCTGCCCTCTGTCCCAGCGTTCCTCACAGTGATGGGCGTCTCCACGGTTCTCATTGCTACAGTCACCACTCTTGGCATGGTTGTATTCAAGAAGCACATCCACTTACATCCATTTAATTGA